One window from the genome of Brassica oleracea var. oleracea cultivar TO1000 unplaced genomic scaffold, BOL UnpScaffold01311, whole genome shotgun sequence encodes:
- the LOC106321210 gene encoding uncharacterized protein At3g60930, chloroplastic-like, whose product MCSSFNFPHPTTTADDLENLYNMYGVDRSVVLDLVGTHETPEAVREGYYGAYLSFFHSCGLTFPIPEPILEVLADLGLSLTQLLPNFLRHLVAFLVKAREEGLAFGLSEFRQLVLVKQNKQNPGTFLVSPRPGRHVIEDIPYRDEKWPKQFFVFKMDRAFSSGSSSMSDEIRDLMRVLRRGRSNWSTFDRTRIQTAFALPAGTGRAPLVEESEDEAEHSQEVVATSSVQTLSSDRLTRHLVRRSSFRTSGFASRGRASGKSPLNSIHDSDDKDVSGETRLPVSLSPGSEDETVAATRKRRRSSEGVLPGPSRPIFVSEGDGSSFAAQSDLISLAGHMRSAGCRLPSLASSVEREAYAKVSVESSKVMEAFNEYVVTMEDHVVASRNDKEIESIGFEIKRLSKGLEATKREGKKDAEKIEALTEDRRRVHLENKTLTSQMVAQRARIAALEVERDQDIRRASRIARRDIAAKYQEVLEFLNYRWASKKKEVSAEIRLQEVTANINLLNELKDGGLTVDAELAQLKGMEGDCEDLVALATMPDWSISKLDFPQVSDDSVDQVGGSSVPDDSVSS is encoded by the exons ATGTGTTCGTCTTTCAATTTCCCTCATCCGACTACTACAGCCGATGATCTTGAGAACCTTTATAATATGTATGGGGTTGACCGTTCCGTCGTCCTCGACTTGGTCGGCACGCATGAGACTCCCGAAGCCGTGAGAGAAGGCTACTACGGAGCCTATCTTTCCTTCTTTCATTCCTGCGGTCTTACCTTCCCGATCCCGGAGCCAATACTCGAGGTCCTGGCGGATCTAGGGTTATCGCTTACCCAGTTACTCCCGAATTTTCTTAGACATCTTGTCGCCTTCTTGGTTAAGGCTAGGGAGGAGGGTCTTGCTTTTGGTCTTAGCGAGTTTCGTCAGCTCGTTCTGGTGAAGCAGAATAAGCAGAACCCTGGTACTTTCCTCGTGTCTCCGCGCCCAGGTCGCCACGTCATCGAGGACATCCCTTATCGCGATGAGAAGTGGCCCAagcaattttttgttttcaagatgGATCGAGCGT TTTCTTCTGGAAGCTCTTCAATGTCAGATGAGATCCGCGATCTGATGAGAGTCCTTCGGAGAGGTCGTTCGAACTGGTCTACTTTTGATCGAACTCGGATTCAAACTGCCTTCGCCTTGCCGGCGGGGACCGGCAGAGCTCCTTTGGTCGAGGAGTCTGAAGACGAGGCCGAACACTCCCAGGAGGTCGTAGCGACTTCTTCTGTTCAGACCCTGTCTTCAGATCGACTAACTAGACATCTTGTGAGGAGATCGTCGTTTCGAACTTCTGGGTTTGCATCGAGGGGCCGAGCTTCCGGAAAATCTCCCTTGAACTCGATTCATGATTCCGACGACAAAGATGTTTCAGGAGAGACTCGACTTCCTGTCTCGTTGAGTCCTGGCTCAGAAGACGAGACCGTGGCGGCGACTCGTAAGCGACGTCGGTCATCGGAAGGTGTCTTGCCCGGTCCGTCTCGTCCTATATTTGTTTCTGAGGGAGATGGTTCTTCGTTTGCGGCCCAAAGCGACTTAATTTCCCTCGCTGGTCACATGAGGTCTGCGGGTTGTCGTCTCCCATCTCTCGCTTCCTCAGTCGAGAGGGAAGCCTACGCCAAGGTTTCTGTGGAGAGCTCTAAG GTGATGGAAGCTTTTAATGAGTATGTCGTGACGATGGAGGATCATGTCGTGGCTTCTCGGAACGACAAGGAAATCGAGAGTATTGGTTTTGAGATCAAGAGGCTTTCGAAAGGGCTCGAAGCCACCAAGCGAGAAGGGAAGAAGGATGCCGAAAAGATCGAAGCTTTGACTGAAGACCGGAGGAGAGTTCATCTGGAGAACAAGACTCTCACGTCCCAGATGGTTGCTCAAAGGGCAAGAATTGCGGCGCTCGAGGTCGAGAGAGATCAGGACATTCGTCGCGCTTCTCGTATTGCTCGTCGCGATATCGCGGCAAAGTATCAGGAAGTTCTTGAGTTTTTGAATTATAGGTGGGCGAGCAAGAAGAAAGAAGTGTCTGCTGAGATCCGGCTACAAGAAGTGACCGCCAACATCAATCTCCTGAACGAGCTTAAGGATGGGGGCCTGACTGTGGATGCGGAGCTTGCACAATTAAAGGGAATGGAAGGAGACTGCGAGGATCTTGTCGCCCTAGCCACCATGCCGGATTGGTCGATCTCCAAGCTCGATTTTCCCCAGGTCTCAGATGATTCGGTGGATCAAGTCGGGGGGTCGTCTGTCCCCGATGATTCTGTttctagttag